The Myotis daubentonii chromosome 9, mMyoDau2.1, whole genome shotgun sequence genome has a segment encoding these proteins:
- the MRGPRD gene encoding mas-related G-protein coupled receptor member D, producing the protein MNQTLNDIQAPTPDPSSPEPRALGVPYWVLSALTLLTCVCSLAGNGLVVWLLSCRVRRTPCTVYVLHLALADLLFLLCMASVLSLEAAEAHPMASEVLRRVKYFAYTAGLSMLTAISTLRCVSVVCPIWHRQHQSLRLSAWVCAALWTLSLVMNTLAAVFCSKYWSSDENQCFAVDAVFSVLILGIFTPVMTVSSATLFVQVRRTSRRWRRRRPTRLYVVILASVLVFLVCALPLGLYWFLLFWLHLRPQVVRLYSCLSRLSATVSCGANPVIYFLVGSRHAGPREPLEAVLQRALQEAPELEGRETPSGYNNEEGV; encoded by the coding sequence ATGAACCAGACTCTGAATGACATCCAGGCGCCCACGCCCGACCCCAGCAGCCCGGAGCCGCGGGCGCTGGGCGTGCCCTACTGGGTGCTGAGCGCCCTGACCCTGCTCACCTGCGTGTGCAGCCTGGCAGGCAACGGCCTGGTGGTGTGGCTGCTGAGCTGCCGCGTGCGGAGGACGCCCTGCACCGTCTACGTGCTGCACCTGGCCCTGGCCGAcctcctcttcctgctctgcATGGCCTCCGTGCTCAGCCTGGAGGCCGCCGAGGCGCACCCCATGGCCTCCGAGGTGCTGCGCAGGGTGAAGTACTTCGCCTACACGGCGGGCCTGAGCATGCTGACGGCCATCAGCACGCTGCGCTGCGTCTCTGTCGTCTGCCCCATCTGGCACCGGCAGCACCAGTCCCTGCGCCTGTCCGCCTGGGTGTGCGCTGCGCTCTGGACGCTGTCCCTGGTGATGAACACCCTGGCCGCCGTCTTCTGCAGCAAGTACTGGAGCTCGGACGAGAACCAGTGCTTCGCGGTGGACGCGGTGTTCAGCGTGCTCATCCTGGGCATCTTCACCCCCGTGATGACCGTGTCCAGCGCCACCCTGTTCGTGCAGGTGCGGAGGACCTcccggcggtggcggcggcggcggcccacGCGGCTGTACGTGGTCATCCTGGCCTCCGTGCTGGTGTTCCTCGTCTGcgccctgcctctgggcctctACTGGTTCCTCCTCTTCTGGCTGCACCTGCGGCCCCAGGTGGTGCGCCTGTACAGCTGCCTGTCGCGCCTGTCCGCCACCGTGAGCTGCGGCGCCAACCCCGTCATCTACTTCCTGGTGGGCAGCCGCCACGCGGGCCCCCGGGAGCCCCTGGAGGCCGTGCTGCAGAGGGCGCTGCAGGAGGCCCCGGagctggaggggagagagaccCCCTCCGGCTACAACAACGAGGAAGGGGTctga
- the IGHMBP2 gene encoding DNA-binding protein SMUBP-2 isoform X2 — MASAAVETFVAKQLDLLELERDAEVEERRSWQENVSLKELQRRGVCLLRLQASSQRTGLYGQLLVTFEPPRCASAGVLPSNSFSSGDIVGLNDEGGQLATGVLTRITQRSVTVAFDQSCDSQLSFDQQNSYRLLKLANDVTYKRLKKALIALKKYHAGPAFSLIEVLFGDAAPSPAGDTGAPTFYNAALDASQQEAVSFALAQKELAIIHGPPGTGKTTTVVEFILQAVKQGCKVLCCAPSNIAVDNLVERLARSGRRALRLGHPARLLESVQQHSLDAVLARSDGAQIVADIRRDIDQVSVKIRKTQDKREKSTFQNEIRLLRKELKAREEAAMLESLRAADVVLATNTGASPDGPLKLLPDGYFDVVVIDECAQALEASCWVPLLKARKCVLAGDHKQLPPTIVSPKAALAGLSLSLMERLAQGCCAGAVRTLTVQYRMHRAIMQWASEALYRGQLTAHPSVAEHLLRDLPGVAATEETGLPLLLVDTAGCGLSELEEEEDQSKGNPGEVRLVSLHVQALVDAGVPASDIAVITPYNLQVDLLRQSLAHRHPELEIKSVDGFQGREKEAVVLSFVRSNRKGEVGFLAEDRRINVAITRARRHVAIVCDSRTVSSHAFLKTLVDYFTEHGEVRTAFEYLDDIVPENYSYESSQGHGQAGAKPQGSAGSARKPGSRRPEGAREARATARLVQKAPPGKPFGSEAQSQPSLNGGSPGRVGSRDSADHFRALIAEFVASEQVQLEFPASLNSHDRMRVHQIAEEHGLKHDSSGEGKHRFITVSKRAPPAPQATAAPSAPPVPPVPPVPAGTDGEAPLHPEPPSPVQTEPPGREPSSVDLRAVHLERLQRERARQEQRAKEGPRATGPGLRKLPEKKKKKDAKGPAALDLPSTEDFDALVSAAMKADNTCGLAKCRASVVTLGQLCPHCSHRYCLSHCLPEIHGCGERARAHARQRISREGVLYAGSGTKDRSLDPAKRAQLQRSLDKKLGELSSQRRSKRREKEM; from the exons ATGGCCTCGGCGGCCGTGGAAACCTTCGTGGCCAAGCAGTTGGACCTGCTGGAGCTGGAGAGGGACGCGGAGGTGGAGGAGCGCAG GTCCTGGCAGGAAAACGTCTCTCTGAAGGAACTCCAGCGCCGCGGCGTCTGTCTGCTGAGGCTGCAGGCCTCCAGCCAGCGGACCGGGCTGTACGGGCAGCTGCTGGTCACCTTCGAGCCCCCGAGATGCGCGTCTGCGGGAGTGCTTCCCAGCAACAGCTTTTCCTCCG GTGATATTGTGGGTCTGAATGATGAAGGAGGTCAGCTGGCCACTGGGGTGCTGACCCGGATCACCCAGAGATCGGTCACAGTGGCCTTTGACCAGTCCTGTGATTCCCAGTTGAGCTTCGACCAACAGAATTCCTACCGACTGTTAAAACTTGCCAATGACGTCACTTACAAGCGCCTGAAGAA agccctgatcgccctgaagaAGTACCACGCCGGCCCCGCGTTCTCGCTCATAGAGGTCCTCTTCGGGGACGCAGCCCCCAGTCCTGCCGGCGACACAG GGGCGCCAACCTTCTACAACGCCGCCCTGGACGCCTCCCAGCAGGAAGCGGTTTCGTTTGCGCTGGCCCAGAAAGAACTGGCCATCATCCAcgggcctcctggcaccgggaagACCACCACTGTGGTGGAGTTCATCCTCCAGGCTGTGAAGCAGGGCTGCAAG GTTCTGTGCTGCGCGCCCTCCAACATCGCCGTGGACAACCTGGTGGAGCGCCTGGCGCGAAGCGGGCGGCGGGCGCTGCGCCTCGGGCACCCTGCCCGGCTCCTGGAGTCCGTCCAGCAGCACTCGCTGGACGCGGTGTTGGCGCGCAGCGACGGCGCCCAGATCGTGGCCGACATCCGGAGGGACATCGACCAGGTCTCC GTGAAAATTAGAAAGACCCAggataagagagagaaaagtactTTTCAAAATGAAATCAGGCTGCTAAGGAAGGAGCTGAAGGCGAGGGAAGAGGCCGCGATGCTGGAAAGCCTCCGGGCGGCCGACGTGGTCCTGGCCACGAACACAG GCGCTTCTCCCGACGGGCCCCTGAAGCTGCTGCCCGACGGCTACTTCGACGTGGTGGTCATCGACGAGTGCGCCCAGGCCCTGGAAGCCAGCTGCTGGGTCCCCCTGCTGAAGGCCAGGAAGTGCGTCCTGGCCGGGGACCACAAGCAGCTGCCCCCCACCATCGTCTCTCCCAA AGCTGCGCTGGCGGGACTGTCGCTGAGCCTGATGGAGCGCCTGGCCCAGGGGTGCTGCGCGGGGGCAGTGCGGACGCTGACGGTGCAGTACCGCATGCACCGGGCCATCATGCAGTGGGCCTCGGAGGCCCTGTACCGCGGGCAGCTCACAGCACACCCTTCCGTGGCAGAGCACCTCCTGCG GGACCTCCCGGGAGTGGCTGCCACAGAGGAGACAGGCCTCCCCCTGCTGCTCGTGGACACGGCCGGCTGCGGGCTGTccgagctggaggaggaggaggaccagtCCAAAGGGAACCCCG GGGAGGTGCGTCTCGTCAGCTTGCACGTCCAGGCTCTGGTGGACGCCGGCGTCCCGGCGAGCGACATCGCCGTCATCACGCCATACAACCTCCAG GTGGACCTGCTCCGACAGAGCCTTGCTCACAGGCACCCTGAGCTTGAAATCAAGTCGGTCGACGGCTTCCAAGGCCGAGAGAAGGAGGCGGTGGTGCTGTCCTTCGTCAGATCCAACAGGAAAG GTGAAGTGGGTTTCCTTGCCGAGGACCGGCGGATCAACGTGGCCATCACCCGCGCTCGGCGCCACGTGGCCATCGTCTGCGACTCGCGCACTGTCAGCAGCCACGCCTTCCTGAAGACGCTGGTGGATTACTTCACGGAGCACGGGGAGGTGCGCACGGCCTTTGAGTATCTTGATGACATTGTCCCTGAAAACTATTCCTACGAGAGTTCCCAGGGCCACGGCCAGGCCGGCGCGAAGCCCCAAGGCTCAGCCGGGTCCGCCAGGAAGCCTGGAAGCCGGCGGCCCGAGGGAGCTCGGGAGGCCAGAGCGACCGCCAGGCTGGTCCAGAAGGCGCCGCCCGGGAAGCCCTTCGGCTCTGAGGCCCAGTCTCAGCCCAGCCTCAACGGAGGCAGCCCAGGGCgggtggggagcagggacagTGCGGACCACTTCCGGGCCCTGATCGCCGAGTTTGTGGCCAGTGAGCAAGTGCAGCTGGAGTTTCCTGCTTCCCTGAACTCACACGACAGGATGCGCGTCCACCAGATAGCGGAAGAGCACGGGCTGAAGCATGACAGCTCCGGGGAAGGGAAGCACAGGTTCATAACCGTGAGCAAGAGGGCCCCGCCGGCCCCGCAGGCCACAGCGGCCCCATCGGCTCCACCAGTCCCACCTGTCCCCCCCGTCCCGGCAGGGACTGATGGCGAAGCCCCTCTCCATCCCGAGCCCCCCAGCCCCGTGCAGACGGAGCCCCCCGGGCGAGAGCCGAGCAGCGTGGACCTGAGGGCTGTGCACCTGGAGcgactgcagagggagagggccaggcaggagcagcgagccaaggagGGCCCACGGGCCACGGGCCCGGGGCTGCGGAAgttaccagaaaagaaaaagaagaaagatgcaaAAG GACCCGCGGCCCTGGATCTGCCCTCCACGGAGGACTTCGACGCCCTGGTCTCGGCCGCCATGAAGGCTGATAACACCTGTGGCCTCGCCAAGTGCCGGGCCAGCGTCGTGACTCtgggccagctctgcccacactgcagccaccgctactgcctcagccactgcctgcccgaG atccatggctgtggggagagggcccgtGCCCACGCCCGGCAGAGAATCAGCCGGGAGGGCGTGCTGTACGCCGGCAGTGGGACCAAGGACCGGTCCCTGGACCCCGCCAagagggcccagctgcagaggagcctggataagaagctgggcgagctgagcagccagaggaggagcaaaaggagggagaaggagatgtga
- the IGHMBP2 gene encoding DNA-binding protein SMUBP-2 isoform X1, with protein sequence MASAAVETFVAKQLDLLELERDAEVEERRSWQENVSLKELQRRGVCLLRLQASSQRTGLYGQLLVTFEPPRCASAGVLPSNSFSSGDIVGLNDEGGQLATGVLTRITQRSVTVAFDQSCDSQLSFDQQNSYRLLKLANDVTYKRLKKALIALKKYHAGPAFSLIEVLFGDAAPSPAGDTGAPTFYNAALDASQQEAVSFALAQKELAIIHGPPGTGKTTTVVEFILQAVKQGCKVLCCAPSNIAVDNLVERLARSGRRALRLGHPARLLESVQQHSLDAVLARSDGAQIVADIRRDIDQVSVKIRKTQDKREKSTFQNEIRLLRKELKAREEAAMLESLRAADVVLATNTGASPDGPLKLLPDGYFDVVVIDECAQALEASCWVPLLKARKCVLAGDHKQLPPTIVSPKAALAGLSLSLMERLAQGCCAGAVRTLTVQYRMHRAIMQWASEALYRGQLTAHPSVAEHLLRDLPGVAATEETGLPLLLVDTAGCGLSELEEEEDQSKGNPGEVRLVSLHVQALVDAGVPASDIAVITPYNLQVDLLRQSLAHRHPELEIKSVDGFQGREKEAVVLSFVRSNRKGEVGFLAEDRRINVAITRARRHVAIVCDSRTVSSHAFLKTLVDYFTEHGEVRTAFEYLDDIVPENYSYESSQGHGQAGAKPQGSAGSARKPGSRRPEGAREARATARLVQKAPPGKPFGSEAQSQPSLNGGSPGRVGSRDSADHFRALIAEFVASEQVQLEFPASLNSHDRMRVHQIAEEHGLKHDSSGEGKHRFITVSKRAPPAPQATAAPSAPPVPPVPPVPAGTDGEAPLHPEPPSPVQTEPPGREPSSVDLRAVHLERLQRERARQEQRAKEGPRATGPGLRKLPEKKKKKDAKVALFSPGPAALDLPSTEDFDALVSAAMKADNTCGLAKCRASVVTLGQLCPHCSHRYCLSHCLPEIHGCGERARAHARQRISREGVLYAGSGTKDRSLDPAKRAQLQRSLDKKLGELSSQRRSKRREKEM encoded by the exons ATGGCCTCGGCGGCCGTGGAAACCTTCGTGGCCAAGCAGTTGGACCTGCTGGAGCTGGAGAGGGACGCGGAGGTGGAGGAGCGCAG GTCCTGGCAGGAAAACGTCTCTCTGAAGGAACTCCAGCGCCGCGGCGTCTGTCTGCTGAGGCTGCAGGCCTCCAGCCAGCGGACCGGGCTGTACGGGCAGCTGCTGGTCACCTTCGAGCCCCCGAGATGCGCGTCTGCGGGAGTGCTTCCCAGCAACAGCTTTTCCTCCG GTGATATTGTGGGTCTGAATGATGAAGGAGGTCAGCTGGCCACTGGGGTGCTGACCCGGATCACCCAGAGATCGGTCACAGTGGCCTTTGACCAGTCCTGTGATTCCCAGTTGAGCTTCGACCAACAGAATTCCTACCGACTGTTAAAACTTGCCAATGACGTCACTTACAAGCGCCTGAAGAA agccctgatcgccctgaagaAGTACCACGCCGGCCCCGCGTTCTCGCTCATAGAGGTCCTCTTCGGGGACGCAGCCCCCAGTCCTGCCGGCGACACAG GGGCGCCAACCTTCTACAACGCCGCCCTGGACGCCTCCCAGCAGGAAGCGGTTTCGTTTGCGCTGGCCCAGAAAGAACTGGCCATCATCCAcgggcctcctggcaccgggaagACCACCACTGTGGTGGAGTTCATCCTCCAGGCTGTGAAGCAGGGCTGCAAG GTTCTGTGCTGCGCGCCCTCCAACATCGCCGTGGACAACCTGGTGGAGCGCCTGGCGCGAAGCGGGCGGCGGGCGCTGCGCCTCGGGCACCCTGCCCGGCTCCTGGAGTCCGTCCAGCAGCACTCGCTGGACGCGGTGTTGGCGCGCAGCGACGGCGCCCAGATCGTGGCCGACATCCGGAGGGACATCGACCAGGTCTCC GTGAAAATTAGAAAGACCCAggataagagagagaaaagtactTTTCAAAATGAAATCAGGCTGCTAAGGAAGGAGCTGAAGGCGAGGGAAGAGGCCGCGATGCTGGAAAGCCTCCGGGCGGCCGACGTGGTCCTGGCCACGAACACAG GCGCTTCTCCCGACGGGCCCCTGAAGCTGCTGCCCGACGGCTACTTCGACGTGGTGGTCATCGACGAGTGCGCCCAGGCCCTGGAAGCCAGCTGCTGGGTCCCCCTGCTGAAGGCCAGGAAGTGCGTCCTGGCCGGGGACCACAAGCAGCTGCCCCCCACCATCGTCTCTCCCAA AGCTGCGCTGGCGGGACTGTCGCTGAGCCTGATGGAGCGCCTGGCCCAGGGGTGCTGCGCGGGGGCAGTGCGGACGCTGACGGTGCAGTACCGCATGCACCGGGCCATCATGCAGTGGGCCTCGGAGGCCCTGTACCGCGGGCAGCTCACAGCACACCCTTCCGTGGCAGAGCACCTCCTGCG GGACCTCCCGGGAGTGGCTGCCACAGAGGAGACAGGCCTCCCCCTGCTGCTCGTGGACACGGCCGGCTGCGGGCTGTccgagctggaggaggaggaggaccagtCCAAAGGGAACCCCG GGGAGGTGCGTCTCGTCAGCTTGCACGTCCAGGCTCTGGTGGACGCCGGCGTCCCGGCGAGCGACATCGCCGTCATCACGCCATACAACCTCCAG GTGGACCTGCTCCGACAGAGCCTTGCTCACAGGCACCCTGAGCTTGAAATCAAGTCGGTCGACGGCTTCCAAGGCCGAGAGAAGGAGGCGGTGGTGCTGTCCTTCGTCAGATCCAACAGGAAAG GTGAAGTGGGTTTCCTTGCCGAGGACCGGCGGATCAACGTGGCCATCACCCGCGCTCGGCGCCACGTGGCCATCGTCTGCGACTCGCGCACTGTCAGCAGCCACGCCTTCCTGAAGACGCTGGTGGATTACTTCACGGAGCACGGGGAGGTGCGCACGGCCTTTGAGTATCTTGATGACATTGTCCCTGAAAACTATTCCTACGAGAGTTCCCAGGGCCACGGCCAGGCCGGCGCGAAGCCCCAAGGCTCAGCCGGGTCCGCCAGGAAGCCTGGAAGCCGGCGGCCCGAGGGAGCTCGGGAGGCCAGAGCGACCGCCAGGCTGGTCCAGAAGGCGCCGCCCGGGAAGCCCTTCGGCTCTGAGGCCCAGTCTCAGCCCAGCCTCAACGGAGGCAGCCCAGGGCgggtggggagcagggacagTGCGGACCACTTCCGGGCCCTGATCGCCGAGTTTGTGGCCAGTGAGCAAGTGCAGCTGGAGTTTCCTGCTTCCCTGAACTCACACGACAGGATGCGCGTCCACCAGATAGCGGAAGAGCACGGGCTGAAGCATGACAGCTCCGGGGAAGGGAAGCACAGGTTCATAACCGTGAGCAAGAGGGCCCCGCCGGCCCCGCAGGCCACAGCGGCCCCATCGGCTCCACCAGTCCCACCTGTCCCCCCCGTCCCGGCAGGGACTGATGGCGAAGCCCCTCTCCATCCCGAGCCCCCCAGCCCCGTGCAGACGGAGCCCCCCGGGCGAGAGCCGAGCAGCGTGGACCTGAGGGCTGTGCACCTGGAGcgactgcagagggagagggccaggcaggagcagcgagccaaggagGGCCCACGGGCCACGGGCCCGGGGCTGCGGAAgttaccagaaaagaaaaagaagaaagatgcaaAAG TGGCGCTGTTCTCCCCAGGACCCGCGGCCCTGGATCTGCCCTCCACGGAGGACTTCGACGCCCTGGTCTCGGCCGCCATGAAGGCTGATAACACCTGTGGCCTCGCCAAGTGCCGGGCCAGCGTCGTGACTCtgggccagctctgcccacactgcagccaccgctactgcctcagccactgcctgcccgaG atccatggctgtggggagagggcccgtGCCCACGCCCGGCAGAGAATCAGCCGGGAGGGCGTGCTGTACGCCGGCAGTGGGACCAAGGACCGGTCCCTGGACCCCGCCAagagggcccagctgcagaggagcctggataagaagctgggcgagctgagcagccagaggaggagcaaaaggagggagaaggagatgtga